From one Culex quinquefasciatus strain JHB chromosome 3, VPISU_Cqui_1.0_pri_paternal, whole genome shotgun sequence genomic stretch:
- the LOC6036245 gene encoding trichohyalin: protein MARSVLSRMETICAEVMEMPEIFLADGEEDDDDDGSTVEIDEAAELDELAADEDDAESVEDCDGEKSKDASKSGAGKGGKSSKEKGVSVKVNCEDKKQQKVGKWISRALRAAVNPIVSKFNLNLKVNLDLNVANKEGKQEAASSASKQQEAGKAKPTAQQLRRRADLARIKELEKENRHLEKVFEKIVTAYTDMKANLTEKATEYEKLKEKHSQEESKLGKLVDELLILKKAISNFEMENKKLEIEKIQLNKELRQEREDKTHKIKQFESKLEELQTKSESEIQKLKEETAAQLLEKQTTLNQKESDLNQLTKQLQTLQEDFAKCEANHLQNSQQHLQKQAQLELKVMDLIQKNRELTASSQEHRFSNSTVREDSCVAGHACPLCGSMFRNMADLQIHVESCVS from the exons atggcCCGCAGTGTGCTCTCGCGGATGGAGACCATCTGCGCCGAGGTGATGGAAATGCCGGAAATCTTCCTCGCCGACGGGgaggaagacgacgacgacgacggatcgacggtggaaATTGACGAAGCCGCTGAATTGGATGAGCTGGCCGCGGACGAGGATGACGCAGAAAGTGTGGAAGATTGCGACGGGGAAAAATCTAAAGATGCGTCGAAATCAGGGGCTGGAAAGGGTGGAAAATCCAGCAAGGAAAAGGGCGTTTCCGTAaag GTTAATTGCGAAGATAAAAAGCAGCAAAAAGTCGGAAAGTGGATTTCGAGGGCCCTGCGAGCCGCAGTTAATCCGATCGTGTCCAAGTTCAATCTCAACTTGAAGGTCAATTTAGACCTGAATGTGGCAAATAAGGAGGGAAAACAGGAAGCGGCTTCAAGCGCTTCGAAACAGCAGGAAGCCGGCAAAGCTAAGCCAACGGCTCAACAGCTGAGAAGACGCGCCGATTTGGCCAGGATAAAGGag CTTGAAAAAGAGAACAGACATCTCGAAAAGGTGTTTGAGAAAATTGTTACCG cttatACGGACATGAAAGCAAATTTAACAGAAAAGGCAACAGAATATGAAAAG CTAAAAGAAAAGCATTCCCAAGAAGAATCAAAACTTGGCAAACTAGTCGACg agcttTTGATACTGAAAAAGGCTATTTCCAACTTCGAGATGGAAAACAAAAAGttagaaatcgaaaaaatacaaCTAAACAAGGAATTGAGGCAGGAAAGGGAAGATAAAACCCACAAAATTAAGCAATTTGAAAGCAAGTTGGAAGAACTTCAAACTAAAA GTGAATCAGAAATTCAGAAGCTAAAGGAAGAAACCGCTGCACAATTGTTGGAG aaacaaacCACCCTGAACCAAAAAGAATCTGACCTTAATCAGCTCACCAAACAATTGCAAACATTGCAGGAAGATTTTGCCAAATGTGAAGCAAACCACCTCCAGAACTCTCAACAGCATCTCCAAAAGCAGGCCCAACTTGAGCTAAAAGTGATGGATTTGATACAGAAAAATCGTGAACTTACTGCCAGCAGTCAGGAGCACCGATTCAGCAATAGTACCGTACGGGAGGATTCCTGCGTGGCCGGTCATGCGTGTCCACTTTGTGGAAGTATGTTTAGAAATATGGCCGATCTCCAAATACATGTTGAGTCTTGCGTTTCGTAA